Within Gammaproteobacteria bacterium, the genomic segment TTTGCTTTGTTTACGAATCGAGCAATGGCCTTTGATGTTCAAGTTGAACCATTTTCTTTACCCATTTTTCAAAAGGTGTGAATGAATTGACATTGAAAGTCTTTGTTAATTTTTCAGCGTTGCCAATTAAAAAACGATTGTCTAATGGGCGATAAAACCGTGTATCTATAGCAACTACGGTTTCACCCGAAGAGTTAATGGCGATGGTGTCTTCATTTTGACCTTTCCAGCTGATTTTGTAATCCAAGCTGGTAAAGGCGACTTCAACCATGTCTTTAACGCTATGAAGCTTACCACTTGCAAATACAAAATCATCGCCTTTGGGAAGTTTTAACAGTTCCGGGAATAGTTTGACAAAGTCTGGAGCATAGCCCCAATCTTTTTTGGCGTTGATATTTCCAAGCATCAGTGGTTTGCCACCGTGTTTTACAATTCTGGCAACTTCCCGGCATATTTTTTTACTGACAAATTCTTCGCTTCGTAGCTCAGATTCATGATTGAATAATATTGCGATGGAAGCATAAATATCATATCTGTCTCTGAAATATTCAACCAGATTATGTGCCGCTAACTTGGAGATCCCATATGGGTTTGTTGGTTTTTTGATACTATATTCATTCGCACTCTCAAACAAGTTGCTATTAAATATTTCACAGCTGGAAGCGAAAAACAGACGGGTTTCAGGACTGGAATTTTTTATAGATTGTAATATTTCCAAAGTCCAATTGGTATTCACTTCAAAAACCTTTTGAGGATTATCATGGGATTCCCCCACATGACTGAATGCCGCTAAGTGATAAAACTCATCAGGCTGATATTCTGAAATAATTGAGTTGATATCAGCGAGTGTTTGCAAGGCAATAAAGTGAATGTTTCCGTGGTTTTCAATGTTTAGAGCTTTTAAATTGGTTGTATTGTAATTTTCTCTAACCGGTGCAATTATTTGATAGTCACTTTGCAACAAATGTTGAGCGAGTAATGCTCCGTCTTGTCCATTGATACCGGTAATAATTGCTTTTCGAGTCTGCATTGAAACCAAAATTCGTTGAAAGCACCATTATAGTCACAAATTCAGGCGACGAAAATGTTTGTTTTTCCTATTTTCGGAAGTTATAAAGCCTTTGCGGCTATGGTTTTAGGGCTAAAATAAGTATAATCTCGCCCTTTTAATTGATAGCTAACAGGAAAAATTATGGGATTAAGACATGTGGCAGTAGGAAAAGACGTGCCAAATGATATCAATGTGGTCATTGAAATTCCGGTGAATGGAGAAGCCGTCAAATACGAAGTCGATAAAGACTCCGGTTTGATTTTCGTTGATCGAGTATTAAACACTTCGATGCGTTACCCTTGTAATTACGGATTCATTCCGCACACACTTTGTGGAGATGGGGATCCGGCTGATGTTTTAGTGATTATGCCAACACCATTATTGCCGGGCTCGGTGGTGCGTTGCCGTCCGATTGGAATGTTGCAAATGACTGATGAGAGCGGAGAAGATGCTAAAATTGTTGCTGTTCCGGTCAGCGATGTAACCGGGTTGTATCGTAATATAGGCTCAATTCGCGATTTGCCGGAAGTGATGCTGGATCAGATTGCCCATTTCTTTGAACATTACAAAGACCTTGAAAAAGGCAAATGGGTGAAAGTTGAGGGCTGGCGAGACGCTGATGTCGCCAGACAGGAAATTCTTGACTCCATTGCCAATTTTGAAGAGGCTAAGGAAAAACCACGCTTTTAACTTTATTTTATGAATCTACTTGCCATTGATACCGCAACCGAAAGTTGCTCAGCAGCATTGCTGGTCAATGGCAGGCTTTATCAGCGTTTCACCGTTCAGGCTCGTTTGCATGCTGAGTTGATTTTGCCATTTATTGATGAACTGTTGGAAGAGTCGGGAATCACAAAGGCTCAAATTGATGGCTTGGTTGTGGGTCGAGGTCCGGGTGCTTTCACTGGAGTTCGAATTGGTGTGGCAGTTGCTCAGGCTTTGGCATTAGCTTTGGAATTGAAAGTTGTCGAAGTGTCGAATTTAATGGCATTGGCATATCGTGCTATTGATGAATTAAAACAACAAGAACTTTTTAATCTGGTGGTCGCTACAGATGCCAGAATGAATGAGGTTTATTGGACAAAATACCAAATAAAAGGCGATAAAATTATTTCACTGACAGAAGAATATGTCGGTAAAGCCGAAGATGTTGAATTAGCGGATACAGATTATTATATTGGCAATGGCTTTAGTGTTTATCCGCAACTGATTGAGCATGCAAACACACACCCAATGAAATTTCAAACAAACATCAACTCTGATGCCAAAGACATGCTCATGTTGGTTAAAGATGAATTCGAAAAATTGGCAATTTCAGCATCAGAGCTTTCTCCGGTTTATCTTCGAGAGCCTTAATTCTATTTAGCTGTGTGAGTGCTTTCAAAAATTTTGTCAGCCGATGCTGCAATAAACCCTTGATAAAGTTTTCCGGAATCCGGTAAAGGATATCTTTTTGCAAATTCGTAAAAACATCCCGGAATCACATGATTGGCATTGTCAAATTCCATGTTGACAGGAGCTGCCATTGTCGAAGACTGTTCCAAAAGTTGAGCCGGCGTGCCTTTAATCAACCCGGATACTTCATTTAACACAAACCCATTCTCCAACAGGAAGCTATTTAAATCTTCCAGCATAAAAAATGTCGTGAGATGATTCAGTGAAACCGTAAAATGATTGGCTCTGTAGCCAAATGCGGCTGTCCAGGCTGCATATTCGCTTTCGCGCAATAATTGAATGTATTGTTCAAATGACAAATCCCAGCTACGACCCGATGCAACAAACAAATCATCATTAACCGTTTCTTCATCAACTTGATTATCAATATCGGAAATGATTTGCTGAGTTTCATCGGAAAACAGCTCAGACCTCAGTTCAGAAATAAAAACTTTCGGGTAGTTGGGATTTTCAGAATGTTGAAGATGAATTGCATTCAGCTTTTTCTTTTCAAAATCGTACTCGCCGGCTTTTTCGTATCCGAGTTTAAGAAAAACTTTTGCCAGATTTGGTATGCCTAGTTTTTCGGTATTAAATGTCCGTAATGCAATATGGTCATTGACAACCTCTTCACCACGGTTTTGCAACAGGGTTTGGATTTTTTGAGCCTGCGGATTAATTTTAATGTATTGATTCCATAGCGTCTCGAAAATACTTTCAACTGATAAAGCCATACAAATTTCTTTGATAAATTAAACCCCTAAATTCTAACTTTCTATTTTAGAGTTAAATACCTAATAGCAGAAATCTATGTATTGAATTACAATACCTGTCCGAAAATAAATTTATAAAACAATGGATTCAGCACAGTCAGAAATATTCGAAACCATAAAAAAATACTATGATGCAACGGACGAGGAAGTGAAACGAATTATTGAAATTCTAAATTCCGCCAGTTATCAGCGCTCGGACAGAGATTATGATTTCATTAATAGTGACTTGGCAAGACCGATGCGTTTGCAATTGGAGTATTTGAAAGTTCAGAGTATTCTTCAGCAGAAGAACATCAAAAAAACCATTGTGGTATTCGGTGGAACTCGTGTCACTCAACAGAAACGAGCTGAAATTCGTTATCAAAACGCTAAAAATAATTTGCAAAAAGAACCGGACAACGAAGACTATCAATACCAGTTTAAAGTTGCGGAAAGAGTTTTAAGCAAAGTCCCCTATTACGAAGAAGCCAGAAAATTTGCGCAGATTGTTGCAAGGTACAGTAAAAGTTTGAAAAATGATTCTGTCCATATCATGACCGGAGGAGGTCCGGGAGTCATGGAAGCAGCCAATCGGGGTGCTTTTGAAGAAGGAGCAGATAGTATTGGATTAAATATTGATCTTCCCTTTGAGCAGTTTCCAAACCCTTATATCACACCGGATTTGTGTTTTAGCTTCCGCTATTTCGCACTGAGAAAGCTGCATTTTATGCACAGAGCCAGAGCTTTGGTTGCTTTTCCGGGTGGTTTCGGTACTTTTGATGAATTGTTTGAGGCACTCACCGTAATACAAACCAAGACAATTAAGCCAATTCCGATAGTTCTTGTTGGTCATCATTATTGGGAAAATGCCGTCAATTTTGAGTTTTTGGCAGAAGAAGGTGTCATCAATCGAGAAGACTTGGATCTTTTCACTATTGTGGATTCAGCAGATGATGCTTGGAGTCACATATTAAATTGGTATAAAGAAAAAGAAATACCAATTTAATTATTAGTGTTCTGATTCCAGTATTATTTTCAATTTTTTAGCTGTTATTTTGAAATCCTGTTGAATTATTTGTAAAATCACGCGATTGTACATGCGAATTTTACTCGCTTCGAGCCTGGATTTACAGATTAGTACCACGACATCCTGCCGGATATTCGCAATATGGCAGACTTCTTTCAAAGTCGATGGAAGTTTGGACTGAAACTTTTTATCCAGTTCAAACAAATATGAAGCATACTTAAACACTTTCTGCAACTCAGAAGATGAGTTCAGAGAACGACTGACGGGTGAAAATCCTGAGTTGTTTCGCATGGTTTTATTGTCATGAATGACAACTAAAATAACAAGAAAAAATATGAAAAATTTAATAGTTTTAAAACAGAGCAAGACTGGTACCAGCAGTTATCATTTGTCTGATAATGGTCTTCGCAGAAAATTAATCACCTTAGTGGCATTATCATTTTTAACCGTTTTGAGTGCCGGAATTGGCGCCGGTTATTTGTTGTTTAATGGCAATATTGATTCTGACAATGTTTTGAAAAACATGCAGTCTCAAGTCAGCCAAAAACAAAGTGAAGTGCAAGAGTTTAAAGAAAAAGTGAATCGTGAATTAGATTCCCTAGCATTACAAATCGGTGGACTGTATGCCCAAAGTGCTAGAATCAATGCTTTAGGAGATCGTTTGACTCAAGTTGCCAAACTTGAAGATGCTGAGTTCGACTTCACGACTGCTCCCGGTGTTGGCGGAGCGGGATTGGAATTGACCAATGAAGAAAATACTCCGGAAAACTTATTTGAGAGCTTATTTTCTATCAAAGAAAACTTCAAACAACAGGAAGAGCAATTATTATTACTCAGTGATTTGCTAGAAGAAAAGGATTTGGATCAACAAATCAAACCAACCGGAAAGCCAATCAGAAACGGTTGGATTTCTTCCAGTTATGGAACCCGTACCGACCCGTTTACCGGTAAACAAGCATTTCACTCCGGACTTGATTTTTCAGGTAAAAAAGGAGCCATCATCCAAGCAGCAGCAGATGGTGTTGTTATCTGGTCAGGTAAAAGAGGAGATTATGGAAAAATGGTTGAGATTGATCATGGTTCCGGATATATCACTCGTTATGCACACATGAGTGAAACGAAAGTGAATGTGGGCGAAAAAGTTACAAAAACGCAGGAGATTGGTATTATGGGAAAATCAGGAAGAGCAACATCCGAGCATCTTCATTTTGAAGTTTTGAAAAAAAATACCAAAGTCAATCCGTGGCCTTTTATTTCCAAAAAGTAATGGTCTAACGCTTGAAAAGCAAAACAATTGCATCCATTTACTGCTACTGGAATTTGGACGAAATCATTCAGCATAAAGCTACAGAGAACCTATCATCATGATATTAAATAGTGTATTTACTAAAATATTCGGCAGCCGTAATCAAAGGCTGGTCAAACAACTCTATAAAATCGTTGATAAAATTGATGCGTTGGAACCCAAGTATCAAGCGATGCGAGACGGAGATCTTCAACATCAAACACAAGTTCTAAAAGATAAATTAGCAAGCGGTGAGCATTTGGACAATTTGCTCGTAGATGCTTTTGCTGTGGTTCGTGAAGCATCTGTGCGTGTGATGAAGATGCGCCATTATCGCGAACAAATGCTTGGAGGAATGGTTCTTCATAACGGAAAAATTGCTGAAATGAGAACCGGTGAGGGTAAAACTCTGGTAGCAACATTACCGGCTTATCTGAATGCTTTAACCGGCAAAGGTGTTCACATTGTAACGGTTAATGATTATCTGGCAACCCGTGATGCCAAATGGATGGAACCTTTATATAATTTTCTTGGGATGAGTGTTGGGATTGTTGTTCCCGGCATGAATCCGGCCGATAAAAAAGCTGCTTATGCAGCAGATATCACTTATGGTACAAATAACGAATACGGGTTTGATTATTTGCGTGACAACATGGCTTTCTCATTGGAAGATAAAGCTCAAAGAGAACCGCACTTTGCGATTGTGGACGAGGTTGACTCTATTCTTATTGATGAAGCAAGAACACCTTTAATTATTTCCGGACAAACCGACGATTCACCGGAACTGTATCACCGTATTAATCGCCTCACTCCTGCACTCCAACCTTCATCGCAAAAAATTGAAGAAGGTGATGGGAGCATTAAATCCATGCTCGAAGCCAAAAAACAAATGGCTCTCAAGGAACCGGATGGCGATTTTATTATTGATGAAAAAGCCAAGCAGATACACTTGACTGAACAAGGCATGGAAAAAATTGAAGAGCTTTGTGTTAAAGAAGGTTTGATTAAGGAAGGTGAATCACTTTATGACACCAAACATCTGCAATTGACTCATCATGTGAATGCTGCTTTGCGAGCCCAACATTTATTCCAAAAAGATGTCGATTATATTGTCGATAATGGGGAAGTGGTCATTGTTGACGAGTTTACCGGCAGAACGTTGGCTGGAAGACGCTGGAGTGACGGATTGCATCAAGCAGTTGAAGCAAAAGAAAATGTTCCTATTCAAAAAGAAAACCAAACACTGGCATCGGTAACATTTCAGAATTATTTCAGATTGTATCCGAAACTGGCCGGAATGACCGGAACGGCAGATACAGAAGCCTACGAATTTCATACAATTTATGGACTGGAAGTTGTTGTAATTCCAACACATAGACCAATGGTTCGTAACGATCAAGGTGATTTGGTATTCTTGACAATGGAAGGTAAGTTTAAAGCGATTATCGAAGACATTCAGGATTGTTATGAACGCAAACAACCGGTTCTGGTTGGTACAGCATCCATTGAAGTCTCTGAATTAATTTCGGAAAGACTGAAAAAACTTAAAATTCCACATAATGTTCTTAATGCCAAGCAACATGAAAGAGAGGCTCTGATTGTTGCCAAAGCCGGAAAACCGGGAGCTATCACAATTGCAACTAATATGGCAGGTCGTGGAACAGACATTGTGTTGGG encodes:
- a CDS encoding DciA family protein; this encodes MRNNSGFSPVSRSLNSSSELQKVFKYASYLFELDKKFQSKLPSTLKEVCHIANIRQDVVVLICKSRLEASKIRMYNRVILQIIQQDFKITAKKLKIILESEH
- a CDS encoding GDP-mannose 4,6-dehydratase — protein: MQTRKAIITGINGQDGALLAQHLLQSDYQIIAPVRENYNTTNLKALNIENHGNIHFIALQTLADINSIISEYQPDEFYHLAAFSHVGESHDNPQKVFEVNTNWTLEILQSIKNSSPETRLFFASSCEIFNSNLFESANEYSIKKPTNPYGISKLAAHNLVEYFRDRYDIYASIAILFNHESELRSEEFVSKKICREVARIVKHGGKPLMLGNINAKKDWGYAPDFVKLFPELLKLPKGDDFVFASGKLHSVKDMVEVAFTSLDYKISWKGQNEDTIAINSSGETVVAIDTRFYRPLDNRFLIGNAEKLTKTFNVNSFTPFEKWVKKMVQLEHQRPLLDS
- the secA gene encoding preprotein translocase subunit SecA, which codes for MLNSVFTKIFGSRNQRLVKQLYKIVDKIDALEPKYQAMRDGDLQHQTQVLKDKLASGEHLDNLLVDAFAVVREASVRVMKMRHYREQMLGGMVLHNGKIAEMRTGEGKTLVATLPAYLNALTGKGVHIVTVNDYLATRDAKWMEPLYNFLGMSVGIVVPGMNPADKKAAYAADITYGTNNEYGFDYLRDNMAFSLEDKAQREPHFAIVDEVDSILIDEARTPLIISGQTDDSPELYHRINRLTPALQPSSQKIEEGDGSIKSMLEAKKQMALKEPDGDFIIDEKAKQIHLTEQGMEKIEELCVKEGLIKEGESLYDTKHLQLTHHVNAALRAQHLFQKDVDYIVDNGEVVIVDEFTGRTLAGRRWSDGLHQAVEAKENVPIQKENQTLASVTFQNYFRLYPKLAGMTGTADTEAYEFHTIYGLEVVVIPTHRPMVRNDQGDLVFLTMEGKFKAIIEDIQDCYERKQPVLVGTASIEVSELISERLKKLKIPHNVLNAKQHEREALIVAKAGKPGAITIATNMAGRGTDIVLGGNLEIELKELGDTIPDHKKQEARDNWKEVHESVLSKGGLRIIGTERHESRRIDNQLRGRAGRQGDPGSSRFYISLEDNLMRIFGGNIASTMRKFGMKDDESIEHKWITRTIEGAQRKVESHNFDIRKSLLQYDDVANDQRLVIYQQRTDLLESENIKDFIFAIREDVFEDIIRSYIPFESHEEQWKIADLEFALKSDYGIELNIQRWLDNDEEMNEHELVEKIHKNVERFFREKEALTGSETMRHFEKAVYLNVLDQLWKEHLLSMDHLRQGIGLRGYAQKQPIQEFKRESFEMFSDLLERIKTEVTKIIARVKIKQDDIDELEQHEQQQMNYQHASANNPTQPQAQEAKKAETFVRDGRKVGRNELCPCGSGKKYKQCCGKLI
- the tsaB gene encoding tRNA (adenosine(37)-N6)-threonylcarbamoyltransferase complex dimerization subunit type 1 TsaB encodes the protein MNLLAIDTATESCSAALLVNGRLYQRFTVQARLHAELILPFIDELLEESGITKAQIDGLVVGRGPGAFTGVRIGVAVAQALALALELKVVEVSNLMALAYRAIDELKQQELFNLVVATDARMNEVYWTKYQIKGDKIISLTEEYVGKAEDVELADTDYYIGNGFSVYPQLIEHANTHPMKFQTNINSDAKDMLMLVKDEFEKLAISASELSPVYLREP
- a CDS encoding DUF1338 domain-containing protein; translation: MALSVESIFETLWNQYIKINPQAQKIQTLLQNRGEEVVNDHIALRTFNTEKLGIPNLAKVFLKLGYEKAGEYDFEKKKLNAIHLQHSENPNYPKVFISELRSELFSDETQQIISDIDNQVDEETVNDDLFVASGRSWDLSFEQYIQLLRESEYAAWTAAFGYRANHFTVSLNHLTTFFMLEDLNSFLLENGFVLNEVSGLIKGTPAQLLEQSSTMAAPVNMEFDNANHVIPGCFYEFAKRYPLPDSGKLYQGFIAASADKIFESTHTAK
- a CDS encoding M23 family metallopeptidase, whose protein sequence is MKNLIVLKQSKTGTSSYHLSDNGLRRKLITLVALSFLTVLSAGIGAGYLLFNGNIDSDNVLKNMQSQVSQKQSEVQEFKEKVNRELDSLALQIGGLYAQSARINALGDRLTQVAKLEDAEFDFTTAPGVGGAGLELTNEENTPENLFESLFSIKENFKQQEEQLLLLSDLLEEKDLDQQIKPTGKPIRNGWISSSYGTRTDPFTGKQAFHSGLDFSGKKGAIIQAAADGVVIWSGKRGDYGKMVEIDHGSGYITRYAHMSETKVNVGEKVTKTQEIGIMGKSGRATSEHLHFEVLKKNTKVNPWPFISKK
- the ppa gene encoding inorganic diphosphatase; protein product: MGLRHVAVGKDVPNDINVVIEIPVNGEAVKYEVDKDSGLIFVDRVLNTSMRYPCNYGFIPHTLCGDGDPADVLVIMPTPLLPGSVVRCRPIGMLQMTDESGEDAKIVAVPVSDVTGLYRNIGSIRDLPEVMLDQIAHFFEHYKDLEKGKWVKVEGWRDADVARQEILDSIANFEEAKEKPRF
- a CDS encoding LOG family protein, whose product is MDSAQSEIFETIKKYYDATDEEVKRIIEILNSASYQRSDRDYDFINSDLARPMRLQLEYLKVQSILQQKNIKKTIVVFGGTRVTQQKRAEIRYQNAKNNLQKEPDNEDYQYQFKVAERVLSKVPYYEEARKFAQIVARYSKSLKNDSVHIMTGGGPGVMEAANRGAFEEGADSIGLNIDLPFEQFPNPYITPDLCFSFRYFALRKLHFMHRARALVAFPGGFGTFDELFEALTVIQTKTIKPIPIVLVGHHYWENAVNFEFLAEEGVINREDLDLFTIVDSADDAWSHILNWYKEKEIPI